One region of Sulfuriroseicoccus oceanibius genomic DNA includes:
- a CDS encoding HlyD family secretion protein, translated as MSRVFRILKIAIALVLVALSLWSILLPPYFPSSSHAVVNTRKVQINSQTDGIVQSIAVGARAAVTKGQVVANVEQDQSALKREVEQLRFLEKRLQTQLANTELALSQRNAELEKDNLEYAQRTAKTVATLSAELSALTQKKDLARRELELMREEEDRMESLVEKGIVTRSKRLERSKLALEAEKRLQAFESESLRVADSLDLAKAGLHVAQTESNDALTSEIASLQHEIRELKTQRGDLQLQLTEAQSLIKTNSEYLSSLESVEITSPSDGMVWMRQAVDGQNVSTGQSLVQLADRDGVFVESFFHRYYQDTVFPGDHAFVQLRGDGRLISGKVVEVKPQEHGSNDLYVVNSVAPSSSMLRVVVEINGDELSVDEVGKLGKVVVTSSSPGVVNRSLVRLTLMLRNQQ; from the coding sequence ATGTCACGAGTTTTTCGAATCCTCAAAATTGCCATCGCGCTTGTGTTGGTGGCGTTGTCGCTGTGGTCGATCTTGCTGCCGCCGTATTTCCCGTCGAGTAGCCACGCGGTGGTGAACACGCGCAAGGTGCAGATTAACAGCCAGACCGACGGCATCGTGCAGTCCATTGCTGTGGGGGCGCGTGCTGCCGTTACCAAAGGGCAGGTGGTTGCAAACGTGGAGCAGGATCAGTCGGCGTTGAAGCGCGAGGTCGAGCAGTTGCGCTTCTTGGAAAAGCGTCTGCAAACCCAGCTTGCGAATACCGAGCTGGCACTTTCGCAGCGCAACGCGGAGCTCGAGAAAGACAACCTCGAATACGCTCAGCGCACAGCCAAGACAGTCGCGACACTGAGCGCGGAATTGTCCGCATTAACCCAAAAGAAAGATCTGGCACGTCGCGAGCTTGAGCTGATGCGCGAGGAAGAAGACCGCATGGAGAGCTTGGTTGAGAAGGGGATTGTCACGCGCTCGAAGCGGCTTGAAAGAAGCAAGCTGGCGCTGGAGGCGGAGAAGCGGCTGCAGGCATTTGAGAGCGAGAGCCTGAGGGTGGCTGATAGCTTGGATCTCGCCAAGGCCGGGCTGCACGTTGCCCAAACCGAGAGCAACGACGCGCTGACCAGTGAGATCGCTTCGCTCCAACATGAGATCCGCGAGCTCAAGACACAGCGAGGCGACTTGCAGTTGCAGCTCACCGAGGCCCAGTCACTCATCAAGACCAACTCGGAGTACCTCAGTAGCCTTGAGAGTGTGGAGATCACCAGTCCGTCTGACGGGATGGTGTGGATGCGCCAGGCGGTCGATGGTCAGAATGTCTCCACCGGCCAGTCGCTTGTCCAGCTGGCGGATCGCGATGGAGTCTTCGTTGAGTCGTTCTTCCACCGCTACTATCAGGATACCGTTTTCCCTGGAGATCATGCCTTCGTTCAGTTGCGCGGAGACGGGCGGTTGATTTCGGGCAAGGTGGTCGAGGTGAAGCCGCAGGAGCACGGATCCAACGACCTGTATGTGGTGAACTCGGTGGCTCCTAGCAGTTCGATGCTGAGGGTGGTGGTTGAAATCAACGGGGATGAGTTGTCCGTCGATGAAGTGGGTAAGTTGGGTAAGGTGGTTGTCACCAGTAGTAGTCCCGGAGTGGTGAACCGCAGTCTTGTGCGCCTGACCTTGATGCTGCGCAACCAGCAGTGA
- a CDS encoding glycosyltransferase family 2 protein: MEKRAPDVITSMFSDFPGLLSNLLLFVGLFLLVRNLDPQKGWLRFALAGLAIFLNVRYFNWRLGTTMDPFLSSAESVWQWGFFVAELVALCSLSWHLIVFIQRPRKPEEKGYRRLDPDGDCPSVDVFIATYNEELEILRPTILGASAINYPNVNVYVLDDGERGWLEELCADAGVHYVTRQDRSGFKSGNLNNALKQAKGDFIMCLDADFVVDPDILLETLGYFDDDAVGIVQTPQHFDNPDAIQLNLNGGQSWPEEQRIFTDVMQPCRDNWDNAFCYGTNFVVRRECIDRIGGFPVESICEDLLLTYKLKEHGWITRFHLAPLALGKAADTLSTFITQRVRWCTGTLQCLFLKSGPIRSRGLSLLDRVFFFDTMGYYLSSIWFFFVLIAPAVFWWTGRAPFDSDNGHLLMMFAPRVLVSTLVLYWLTERKVMPVISELGRFVSVFHILRAIFVTLINPRGGVFKVTDKNLSRDRATINWQVATPHLVLLAVTLGGMAKTFLFGLPATNFANENLGLILALTTFYLWMTFLALLACVEPPFAADGSRSSLPATTGSFRKSFFSLARKVAQ, from the coding sequence ATGGAGAAACGAGCCCCCGACGTGATCACCAGTATGTTTAGTGACTTTCCAGGATTGCTTTCGAACCTTTTGCTTTTCGTGGGGCTGTTTTTACTGGTCCGTAATCTCGACCCGCAGAAGGGCTGGTTGCGGTTCGCTCTGGCTGGTCTGGCGATCTTCTTAAACGTTCGCTACTTCAACTGGCGGCTTGGCACGACAATGGATCCGTTCCTTTCCAGCGCGGAATCTGTGTGGCAGTGGGGCTTCTTTGTGGCGGAGTTGGTCGCGTTGTGCTCGCTCTCGTGGCACTTGATTGTTTTCATTCAGCGCCCGCGCAAGCCGGAGGAAAAAGGATACCGCCGTCTGGACCCGGATGGAGATTGCCCGTCCGTGGATGTATTCATCGCCACCTACAACGAGGAGTTGGAGATTTTGCGTCCCACGATTCTGGGCGCGAGTGCGATCAATTATCCAAACGTTAACGTGTACGTGCTCGATGATGGCGAGCGCGGTTGGCTGGAAGAATTGTGCGCCGATGCCGGTGTCCACTACGTGACGCGTCAGGACCGGAGTGGGTTCAAGTCGGGCAATTTGAACAACGCACTCAAGCAGGCCAAGGGTGACTTCATCATGTGTCTCGACGCGGATTTTGTGGTTGATCCGGACATTCTATTGGAGACGTTGGGCTACTTCGATGATGACGCCGTCGGTATCGTGCAAACGCCTCAACACTTCGACAATCCAGACGCCATTCAGCTCAACTTGAACGGCGGACAGTCGTGGCCTGAGGAACAACGCATCTTCACCGACGTGATGCAGCCGTGCCGCGACAACTGGGACAATGCATTCTGCTACGGCACGAACTTTGTGGTTCGTCGCGAGTGCATCGACCGCATTGGTGGGTTCCCGGTCGAGTCGATTTGTGAGGATCTCCTGCTCACCTACAAGCTCAAGGAGCACGGATGGATCACGCGTTTCCATCTGGCTCCGTTGGCGCTCGGCAAGGCGGCGGACACACTCAGTACCTTCATCACCCAGCGGGTGCGTTGGTGTACGGGGACCTTGCAATGTTTGTTTTTGAAATCCGGGCCGATCCGCTCACGCGGGTTGTCGCTTTTGGACCGCGTGTTCTTTTTCGACACGATGGGGTATTACCTGAGTTCGATCTGGTTCTTTTTCGTGCTGATTGCTCCGGCCGTTTTCTGGTGGACCGGGCGCGCGCCATTTGACTCCGACAACGGTCACCTGCTGATGATGTTCGCGCCGCGGGTGCTGGTTTCGACTCTGGTTCTCTATTGGCTTACCGAGCGAAAGGTGATGCCGGTGATCTCAGAGCTGGGGCGATTCGTCAGCGTCTTCCACATTCTGCGCGCGATCTTTGTCACATTAATCAACCCGCGTGGAGGTGTGTTCAAAGTGACGGATAAGAACCTGAGTCGTGACCGGGCCACGATCAACTGGCAGGTCGCCACACCGCATCTGGTGCTGCTCGCGGTAACGCTTGGCGGAATGGCGAAGACCTTCTTGTTTGGTCTGCCTGCCACGAATTTTGCCAACGAGAACCTCGGTCTGATTCTTGCTCTTACCACCTTCTACTTGTGGATGACATTCCTGGCCTTGCTGGCCTGCGTGGAGCCTCCATTCGCTGCGGATGGCAGCCGCTCGTCCTTGCCGGCGACCACCGGCAGTTTCCGTAAATCATTCTTTTCCCTGGCGCGCAAAGTCGCCCAGTAA